From the genome of Drosophila melanogaster chromosome 2L, one region includes:
- the yuri gene encoding yuri gagarin, isoform I: MASRQAGFVLDAKSMGLNPSRPASSPPPPPSSASQMCRQVQPTGTSASHPHQESTLKASSPDRCTASTEAMSTEHYRCLIQKLRDTNGDAGDMSFELNSIFLKRLDEIDCLDEHEGDDMHTCQLRLVTFQEWVDFLLHVNSVILGNVSDLEKEAYSKIVACCQSVQVRQQHTLEENRRLREDICAIIERVQHSPHCTDFDFNGISLETLTVNQLRGVGKDPAHAECESEKVGHRSLKGKGGGDSNVKWDPKSSHKRENSK; encoded by the exons ATGGCCAGTCGCCAAGCCGGTTTCGTCCTAGACGCCAAGTCCATGGGTCTGAATCCGTCGAGACCTGCATCatcgccaccgccaccaccatcATCTGCCAGTCAAATGTGTCGGCAAGTGCAGCCAACCGGAACGAGTGCCTCGCATCCACATCAAGAATCGACGCTAAAAGCCTCATCTCCTGATCGGTGCACTGCCAGCACCGAGGCGATGTCCACCGAACATTACCGCTGTCTGATCCAGAAGCTGCGGGATACCAACGGCGATGCTGGCGATATGAGCTTTGAGCTGAACAGCATATTTCTGAAGCGGCTGGACGAGATTGACTGCCTAGATGAGCACGAGGGTGATGACATG CACACTTGCCAGTTGCGTCTGGTCACTTTTCAGGAGTGGGTGGATTTCCTGCTCCACGTGAACAGCGTGATCCTGGGCAACGTGTCGGACTTGGAGAAGGAGGCGTACAGCAAGATCGTTGCCTGCTGTCAGTCTGTCCAAGTGCGACAACAGCATACCCTCGAGGAGAATCGTAGGCTGCGTGAGGACATTTGTGCGATCATAGAACGCGTGCAGCATTCTCCTCACTGCACCGACTTTGATTTCAATGGCATTTCCCTAGAGACACTGACCGTTAATCAATTGCGGGGCGTGGGAAAGGATCCCGCCCACGCGGAATGCGAGAGCGAGAAGGTAGGCCATAGATCCTTGAAGGGAAAAGGCGGCGGTGATTCCAATGTCAAGTGGGACCCGAAGTCGTCCCACAAGCGCGAGAACTCTAAATGA